Genomic segment of Paraburkholderia agricolaris:
GTTGCCATTCCAACTTCCCCTGTAACTCATGTCACTACCACGAGCCCTCGAAAAGCTCGACGACCGCATGATGCAGCCGCTCCCTCCTCACAAGCTCACCAACGGCATTTTTTCGAAATTATGGCGCAGTGAAAAAAGTGCCAGCTTGATTGTTGAGGCTCTTTATTCGAGTGTCAAGAAAATTTTGAGACGCCGTTGTCGTGTTGCAAACAGGCGTTTCCAGGGTTTTTCCCGCTTTTGTTTTCTTATGTGCGGTTGCCCGAGCGTGGTGTCTTGAAAAGTCGCATAATCGACTCACATGCTGTTCTGCGGGTGGCAGAACCTACCGATGCGGCGGCGCGAGCGCCTTCAGCCAGTACCGGCAGGTTGTGCGATACTCGATCCGACTGCGGCGCAGCACGACTGCGACGCTTCACAGGATAGGGGCCGGCTCCGCAATCGGCTCGTCGAATGACGCAACGCCGTGGGGGTAATTACCCATAGGCGGTAGCGAACGGGCTCACCGGCCGGTTGGCCGGGTTTTGACAGGATTGCGGGCCTGTCCTAGTTGTTTAGAATGGGTGTATGGCGATTATCCCGGACAAGCAGGACAGCACCGTACTGGAGCGGCAGGAGAAAAAGCTCAAGCCGCCATCCATGTACAAGGTGGTGCTGCTGAATGACGACTTCACGCCAATGGAATTTGTCGTGATGATCGTGCAGGAGTATTTCAATAAAGATCGTGAAACCGCAACGCAGGTGATGTTGAAGGTGCATCGCGAGGGCAGGGGAGTTTGTGGGGTCTATACGCGGGACATCGCGTCGACCAAAGTCGAGCAAGTCGTTACCCACGCACGGCAGGCCGGGCATCCGCTGCAGTGTGTGATGGAGGAAGCATGATTGCCCAGGAACTGGAAGTCAGCCTGCACATGGCGTTCATGGAAGCACGCCAGGCGCGGCACGAGTTCATAACGGTCGAACATCTTTTGCTGGCACTGTTGGACAATCCAACGGCCGCGGAGGTGTTGCGTGCATGCGCGGCCAATATCGAGGATCTGCGCCAGAACCTGCGCAATTTCATTCATGACAACACGCCAACCGTGCCCGGCACGGACGACGTCGACACGCAGCCCACACTGGGTTTCCAGCGTGTGATTCAGCGCGCGATCATGCATGTGCAGTCCACCTCGAATGGCAAGAAGGAAGTGACCGGCGCGAACGTGCTGGTGGCGATCTTCGGCGAGAAGGACTCGCATGCGGTGTACTACCTGCAGCAGCAGGGCGTGACGCGTCTGGATGTGGTGAATTTCATTTCGCATGGCATCGCGAAGACCAGCAGCACGGACGCCGCGAAAGCGAGCGACGCGAATGCCGAGTCCGACGAAGCCGCCGCGCAGAAAGAAACGCCGCTCGCCCAGTTCACGCAGAACCTGAACCAGATGGCGAAAGACGGCCGCATCGATCCGCTGATCGGGCGTGAGTCGGAAGTCGAGCGCGTGGTGCAGGTGTTGTGCCGCAGGCGCAAAAACAATCCGCTACTGGTCGGTGAGGCCGGTGTGGGTAAGACCGCGATTGCCGAAGGGCTCGCGTGGCGCATTACGCGCGGCGAAGTGCCGGACATTCTGGCGGATGCGCAGGTGTATTCGCTCGATATGGGCGCGCTGCTCGCCGGCACCAAGTATCGCGGCGACTTTGAGCAACGCCTGAAGACCGTCCTCAAGGAATTGAAGGAACGTCCGCACGCCATTCTGTTCATCGACGAAATTCATACGCTGATCGGCGCGGGTGCTGCGTCGGGCGGCACGCTGGATGCATCGAATCTGCTGAAGCCGGCGTTGTCGTCGGGTACGCTCAAGTGCATCGGTGCGACCACGTTCACCGAATATCGCGGCATCTTCGAAAAAGACGCGGCTTTGTCGCGCCGTTTCCAGAAGGTCGACGTGACCGAGCCGACCGTCGAACAGACGGTGGCGATCCTGCGCGGGCTGAAGTCGCGCTTCGAAGAGCATCACGGCGTGAAGTACTCGTCGGGTGCGCTGTCGGCGGCGGCTGAGTTGTCGGCACGCTTCATTACGGATCGTCATTTGCCGGACAAGGCGATCGACGTGATCGACGAAGCCGGCGCAGCGCAACGCATCCTGCCGAAGTCGAAGCAGAAGAAGACCATCGGCAAGAACGAGATCGAAGAAATCATCTCGAAGATTGCCCGCGTCCCGCCGCAAAGCGTGTCGCAAGACGATCGCAGCAAGCTGCAAACGCTCGATCGCGATCTGAAGAGCGTGGTGTTCGGGCAAGACCCGGCCATCGACGCGCTGTCGGCCGCGATCAAGATGGCGCGTGCGGGTCTCGGCAAGCTGGACAAGCCGATCGGCGCGTTCCTGTTTTCCGGCCCCACGGGCGTCGGCAAGACGGAAGTGGCGAAGCAACTGGCGTTCACGCTGGGGATCGAGTTGATCCGCTTCGACATGTCGGAGTATATGGAGCGTCATGCGGTGAGCCGGTTGATCGGCGCGCCGCCGGGCTATGTCGGTTTCGATCAGGGCGGTCTGCTGACCGAAGCGGTTACGAAGAAGCCGCATTGCGTGCTGCTGCTCGACGAAATCGAGAAGGCGCATCCGGACATCTACAACGTGCTGCTGCAGGTGATGGACCACGGCACGCTGACGGACAACAACGGCCGAAAGGCGGATTTCCGCAACGTCATCATCATCATGACGACGAATGCGGGCGCCGAGGCCATGGGCAAGTCGGTGATCGGCTTCACGAATCGTCGGGAAACCGGCGACGAAATGGTCGACATCAAGCGCATGTTCACGCCGGAGTTCCGTAACCGTCTGGACGCAACGATCAGCTTCCGCTCGCTCGATGAAGAAATCATCATGCGTGTGGTCGACAAGTTCCTGATGCAGCTGGAAGATCAGCTGCACGAGAAGAAGGTCGACGCGCTCTTTACCGACGCGCTGCGCAAGCATCTCGCCAAGCACGGTTTCGATCCGTTGATGGGCGCGCGGCCGATGCAGCGTCTGATTCAGGACACGATCCGTCGTGCGCTGGCCGACGAACTGCTGTTCGGCAAGCTGATGAACGGCGGCCGCGTGACGGTCGACGTGGATGCGGAAGACAAGGTGCAGCTGACCTTCGACGAACATCCGGCGCCGCGCAATCCGAATCCGGAAGCGGTCGAAGTCGAGTAAGTTTCAGGCGTTACGCCAGACAAAAAAACGGCGCGGGTTTAAACCCGCGCCGTTTTTTATGGGTATTTCGCTTGACTTCGATCAGTGCTTGCCCGTGCTGCCGAATCCACCCGCACCACGCTCGCTGCTTTCGAAATCGTCGACGATATTGAACTCGGCCTGGACCACCGGCACGATCACGAGTTGCGCGAGGCGCTCCATCGGATTCAGCACGAACGTGGTCTCGCCGCGGTTCCACGTCGAGATCATCAGTTGACCCTGGTAATCCGAATCGATCAGGCCGACCAGATTTCCCAGTACGATCCCATGCTTATGACCCAGGCCCGAACGCGGCAGAATCAACGCTGCGTAACCCGGATCGCCGACGTGAATCGCCAGACCTGTCGGCACCAGCGCGGTTTCGCCCGGCTTCAGCGTCAACGGTTCGTCGAGGCAGGCACGCAGGTCGAGGCCCGCGCTGCCGGTGGTTGCGTAGGCCGGGAGTTGGTCGCGCATGCGCGCATCGAGAATCTTCAGGTCGAGTTTCATGCAGGTTCGAAGGTTAGGGAGTGGAGGCCGGGCGTCCGAGCTGGAACGCGTCGGCGAGAAGTTCATAGGAGCGCAGCCGGGCGCGATAGCTGCCGGCTACGGTGAGCACAATCAGTTCGTCGGCCTGGAACTGCTCCTGCAAGTCATGCAGCCGCTCAGTGACGGTTTCCGGCGTGCCGATGATACTGCGTGGTTTCTCGCGGTCGATCACGAGACGCTCGCGTTCGCCGTATTCCTGAGCGATGCCTTGTTCGACGGTGGGAATCGGTGCGTTCAGACCATAGGCCATTTGCACGCGGCGCAGGTCGACGGCTTTTTCCAGATCGGCTGCTTCCTGCTCGGTGTCCGCGCAGATCACGAATACGGCGGCGGCCAGATACGGCTGCTGCGTCTCCAGGCTGGGTTTGAAACGATCGCGATAGGCATGCGCCACCTGGTGCCCGAAATGCGCGTTGATGAAATGCGCGAACGCAAAGCGGATCCCGAGTTGTGCCGCCAGCAAGCCGCCGAATTCACTCGAACCGAGCATCCACAGTTGCGGGCGCGTGGCGATCTGCGGTTGCAGCAGCACGCCGTGCGCGAGATGATCTTCGGGCAACGTGCCGTGCATCAGGCCGACCAGATCGGCAACTTGCTGCGTGAAAATGTCGCCGCGATTGTAGGCGTCGGCCGCGACTGCCTGAGCGGTGCGCATGTCGCCACCGGGCGCGCGCCCTACGCCGAGATCGATGCGGTTGGGAAACAGCGCCTCGAGCATCATGAATTGCTCGGCGACCTTGAACGGACTGTAGTACGGCAGCATCACGCCGCCGGAGCCCACGCGTATGCGTTTGGTGACGCTGCCGAGGCGCGCCAGCATCACCTCCGGGCATGGGTTCGACACGCCGCGCAAGCCGTGATGCTCGGCGCACCAGTAGCGCGTGTAGCCGAGATCGTCAGCCAGTTGCGCGAGTTCGACGGTGGCGGCGATGGCGTCCGCCACTGAGTGCCCGTCGATCACGGGCGTTTGATCGAGCACGGAAAGTAGCGTCATGTCAGTACTGCTCCAGATACAGATAACTTGGTGCGCGGGAGGCGCTCGCGGTGAAGCCGGCGTGCGCCACCCGCGAGCGGCCTTAGCGGATCAGACTTGTGTCGGGCAGACGTCTGGCAATTTCCACGATCAAGGCGCGCGCGAGCGTCTGCTTGTCGGCGCGCGGCAGCTTCGTTGCACCCCCTGCTTCGAACAGGATGACCTCGTTGTCGTCGAGACCGAACGTCAGCGGGCCGAGATTGCCGATCAGCAGCGGTACGTTCTTGCGTACGCGCTTTTCTTCGCCATGCACTTCGAGATCGCCGCTTTCCGCTGCAAAGCCGACGGCGAAAGGCGGATGCGGCAGTTTGGCCACCGACGCCAGAATGTCCGGATTCTCGACGAACGTGAACGTGGGCAGTGCGCGATCGGCGGTTTTCTTGATCTTCTGTTCGCTGGCGTGATCGACGCGCCAGTCGGCCACCGCGGCCACGCCGATAAAGATGTCGGCGTCCGCGACCGCGCGCATCACCGCGTCGTGCATTTGCTGCGCGGTTTGCACGTCTTCGCGGAACACGCCCCACGGCGTTTCCAGCGCGACGGGGCCGGCGATCAGATGCACCTCGGCGCCCGCTTGCTGTGCGGCGCGCGCCAGTGCAAAGCCCATTTTGCCGCTCGAACGATTGGTGATGCCGCGCACCGGATCGAGTGGCTCGAAGGTCGGGCCGGCGGTCAGCAATACGCGACGGCCGGACAGGATCTTGGGCGAGAAGAACGACGCGATCGCTTCAAACGTGGCCGCTGCTTCCAGCATGCGCCCGTCGCCGATTTCGCCGCACGCTTGCGGACCCGAATCGGGGCCGAGCACTTCGATGCCGTCCGCGCGCAGTTGCGCAACGTTGCGCTGGGTCGCCGGGTTTTGCCACATCTGCCGGTTCATCGCCGGCACGACGAGCAGCGGACAATCTCGCGCGACACAGAGTGTCGAGAGCAGATCGTCGGCCATGCCGTGCGCGAGTTTGGCGAGGAAGTCAGTCGAGGCGGGCGCAATGACGATGGCGTCGGCTTCACGCGACAGATCGATGTGCGCCATGTTGTTCGGCACGCGCCCGTCCCACTGGCTCGAGTAGACCGGCCGGCCGGACAGCGCCTGCATCGTGACGGGGGTAATGAATTGCGTGGCCGCTTCGGTCATGACGACCTGGACGGTCGCGCCGGCCTTGGTCAGCAGACGCGTGAGTTCGGCGATCTTGTAGCAGGCAATGCCGCCCGTCATGCCGAGGACGAGGTGTTTTCCTGCGAGTTCTGCGGTTGCCAACGAAAGCCTCCGACAAAGCGTGGTGGCGGGCAGCGGTGCGGGTGCCGCGCCGTTGGCCGCCTACGAATCGGCGCGTAAGCGCTCATCTGAGCACAAACCCAAGCCTCGGACGCAAGCGCCACATGAGCGTGGCTCAGGCCCCCAAGGCGGCGCTGATACGCGCCGTTTAGCGCGAGCCGCGTACGCGCCGCAACTCGTCGAGCACGAGCAGGATCGCGCCGATCGTGATCGCGCTGTCGGCGAGATTGAACGCCGGCCAATGCCATGCCCGTACGTGGAAATCGAGAAAGTCGATCACGTGGCCGTACGCGAGCCGGTCGATCACGTTGCCGAGCGCACCGCCGAGAATCAGCGAGAGCGCCGTGCAGAACATCTTCTGTCCGCCATGACGCTTGAGCAGATAGCAGATCACGAGCGCCGCAACCACGCCGAGCGCGGTGAACGCCCAGCGCTGCCAGCCGCCCGCCATCGCGAGGAAGCTGAAGGCGGCGCCACGGTTGTACACGAGGATCAGGTTGAAAAACGGCGTGACCTCGTGCGGAACACCGTAGGCGAACACCTTCTGGATCGCGATCTTGGTGAGCTGATCGAACAGAATCACGATCAGCGCCACGCCAAGCCAGGGCGCCAGCGAGCTGTTTCCGGACGACGCTTTCGACACGGTTCTTGCCATTATGCCGCGCTCCTCGTTTCGCCGTTGCCGAACAGATTGCTGAAGCAGCGGCCGCACAGGGTGGGGTGCTCGGCGTTGGCGCCGACGTCCGCGCGATAGTGCCAGCAGCGCTCGCACTTCAGATACTTCGAGGCGATCACTTCGACGCTTTCGTCCGCTTCGCTGTCGACTTTCACGACGCTTGCCGCCGACGTGATCAGCACAAACTTGAGGTCGTCGCCGAGGCTCGTGAGCGCGTCATAACGCGCGCCGCTCGCCCGGATTTCGACTTCCGCCTGCAGCGACGAGCCGATCAGGTTGGCGACGCGTGCTTCTTCCAACGCCTTGGTCACGTCGCTGCGCGCGGCGCGCAGCAGCGTCCACTTGTCGAGCAGCTCACCGGCTTGCGGCACTGCCGGGAACGCGTGATACGTCTCGGTGAAGATCGTTTCGCTGTTCGGCTGGAACACCTTCCACGCTTCTTCCGCGGTGAACGACATGAACGGCGCCATCAGACGCAGCAGGCCGTGCGCGATGTGATACAGCGCGGTCTGCGCCGAGCGGCGTGCGACGGAGTCGGCCGCCGTGGTGTACAGGCGGTCTTTCAGCACGTCGAGATAGAAACCGCCCAGGTCTTCCGAGCAGAACGTCTGCAGCTTGGCGACCACCGGGTGGAACTCGTACTTGTCGTAGTGCGAGAGGATGTCGTTCTGCAGATTCGCCGACAGCGCCACTGCGTAACGATCGATCTCGAGCCAGTCTTCGACCGGACGCGCGTGTTGCGCGAAGTCGAAGTCCGACAGGTTCGCGAGCAGGAAGCGCAGCGTGTTGCGGATGCGGCGATAACTTTCCGTCACCCGCTTCAGGATTTCCTCGGAGATCGCCAGTTCGCCCGAGTAATCGGTCGAGGCGATCCACAGACGAATGATTTCCGCGCCGAGGCGGTTCGCCACCTCATGCGGGTCGATCCCGTTGCCGAGCGACTTGCTCATCTTGCGGCCTTCGCCGTCGACGGTGAAGCCGTGCGTGAGCAGCGCGTTATACGGCGGACGGCCGTCGAGCATCGACGCGGTCAGCAGCGACGAGTGGAACCAGCCGCGATGCTGGTCCGAGCCTTCCAGATACAGGTCGGCCGGGAATTGCAGTTCGTCTTTATGCGAGCCGCGCAGCACGTGCCAATGCGTGGTGCCCGAATCGAACCAGACGTCGAGCGTGTCGCGGTTCTTTTCGTACATGTTGGCGTCGTCGCCGAGCAGTTCGCGCGGGTCGAGCGTTTGCCATGCTTCAATGCCGGCCTTCTCGACGCGTTGCGCGACTTCTTCGAGCAGCTCCAGCGTACGCGGATGCAGTTCGCCGGTTTCCTTGTGCACGAAGAACGCCATCGGCACGCCCCATTGGCGCTGGCGTGACAGTGTCCAGTCCGGGCGATTTGCGATCATGCTGAACAGGCGCTGTTTGCCCCACGACGGATAGAAGGCGGTGTTCTCGATGCC
This window contains:
- the clpS gene encoding ATP-dependent Clp protease adapter ClpS — encoded protein: MAIIPDKQDSTVLERQEKKLKPPSMYKVVLLNDDFTPMEFVVMIVQEYFNKDRETATQVMLKVHREGRGVCGVYTRDIASTKVEQVVTHARQAGHPLQCVMEEA
- the clpA gene encoding ATP-dependent Clp protease ATP-binding subunit ClpA, yielding MIAQELEVSLHMAFMEARQARHEFITVEHLLLALLDNPTAAEVLRACAANIEDLRQNLRNFIHDNTPTVPGTDDVDTQPTLGFQRVIQRAIMHVQSTSNGKKEVTGANVLVAIFGEKDSHAVYYLQQQGVTRLDVVNFISHGIAKTSSTDAAKASDANAESDEAAAQKETPLAQFTQNLNQMAKDGRIDPLIGRESEVERVVQVLCRRRKNNPLLVGEAGVGKTAIAEGLAWRITRGEVPDILADAQVYSLDMGALLAGTKYRGDFEQRLKTVLKELKERPHAILFIDEIHTLIGAGAASGGTLDASNLLKPALSSGTLKCIGATTFTEYRGIFEKDAALSRRFQKVDVTEPTVEQTVAILRGLKSRFEEHHGVKYSSGALSAAAELSARFITDRHLPDKAIDVIDEAGAAQRILPKSKQKKTIGKNEIEEIISKIARVPPQSVSQDDRSKLQTLDRDLKSVVFGQDPAIDALSAAIKMARAGLGKLDKPIGAFLFSGPTGVGKTEVAKQLAFTLGIELIRFDMSEYMERHAVSRLIGAPPGYVGFDQGGLLTEAVTKKPHCVLLLDEIEKAHPDIYNVLLQVMDHGTLTDNNGRKADFRNVIIIMTTNAGAEAMGKSVIGFTNRRETGDEMVDIKRMFTPEFRNRLDATISFRSLDEEIIMRVVDKFLMQLEDQLHEKKVDALFTDALRKHLAKHGFDPLMGARPMQRLIQDTIRRALADELLFGKLMNGGRVTVDVDAEDKVQLTFDEHPAPRNPNPEAVEVE
- the dut gene encoding dUTP diphosphatase, with translation MKLDLKILDARMRDQLPAYATTGSAGLDLRACLDEPLTLKPGETALVPTGLAIHVGDPGYAALILPRSGLGHKHGIVLGNLVGLIDSDYQGQLMISTWNRGETTFVLNPMERLAQLVIVPVVQAEFNIVDDFESSERGAGGFGSTGKH
- a CDS encoding LLM class flavin-dependent oxidoreductase, yielding MTLLSVLDQTPVIDGHSVADAIAATVELAQLADDLGYTRYWCAEHHGLRGVSNPCPEVMLARLGSVTKRIRVGSGGVMLPYYSPFKVAEQFMMLEALFPNRIDLGVGRAPGGDMRTAQAVAADAYNRGDIFTQQVADLVGLMHGTLPEDHLAHGVLLQPQIATRPQLWMLGSSEFGGLLAAQLGIRFAFAHFINAHFGHQVAHAYRDRFKPSLETQQPYLAAAVFVICADTEQEAADLEKAVDLRRVQMAYGLNAPIPTVEQGIAQEYGERERLVIDREKPRSIIGTPETVTERLHDLQEQFQADELIVLTVAGSYRARLRSYELLADAFQLGRPASTP
- the coaBC gene encoding bifunctional phosphopantothenoylcysteine decarboxylase/phosphopantothenate--cysteine ligase CoaBC; translated protein: MATAELAGKHLVLGMTGGIACYKIAELTRLLTKAGATVQVVMTEAATQFITPVTMQALSGRPVYSSQWDGRVPNNMAHIDLSREADAIVIAPASTDFLAKLAHGMADDLLSTLCVARDCPLLVVPAMNRQMWQNPATQRNVAQLRADGIEVLGPDSGPQACGEIGDGRMLEAAATFEAIASFFSPKILSGRRVLLTAGPTFEPLDPVRGITNRSSGKMGFALARAAQQAGAEVHLIAGPVALETPWGVFREDVQTAQQMHDAVMRAVADADIFIGVAAVADWRVDHASEQKIKKTADRALPTFTFVENPDILASVAKLPHPPFAVGFAAESGDLEVHGEEKRVRKNVPLLIGNLGPLTFGLDDNEVILFEAGGATKLPRADKQTLARALIVEIARRLPDTSLIR
- the lspA gene encoding signal peptidase II: MARTVSKASSGNSSLAPWLGVALIVILFDQLTKIAIQKVFAYGVPHEVTPFFNLILVYNRGAAFSFLAMAGGWQRWAFTALGVVAALVICYLLKRHGGQKMFCTALSLILGGALGNVIDRLAYGHVIDFLDFHVRAWHWPAFNLADSAITIGAILLVLDELRRVRGSR
- the ileS gene encoding isoleucine--tRNA ligase, yielding MSNKKADSKPQSRYPVNLLDTPFPMRGDLPKREPQWVKEWQERKIYEKIRAASKGRKKFILHDGPPYANGDIHLGHAVNKILKDMIVKARNLAGFDAVYVPGWDCHGMPIEIQIEKQFGKSLPAAEVMQKARAYATEQIEKQKVGFRRLGVLGDWDNPYKTMNFTNEAGEIRALAKIMEKGYVYRGLKPVNWCFDCGSALAEAEVEYADKTDPTIDVLFSFAEPEKTAQAFGLKALPRNEGGIVIWTTTPWTIPANQALNLHPEIVYALVDTPRGLLILAEERVEACLKQYELEGTVIATAPGAKLVNLRFNHPLAAAHPAYKRTAPVYLGDYVTTESGTGVVHSSPAYGVEDFVSCKAHGMADSDIINPVMGDGRYIESLALFGGLSIWAANPQIVEALRAAGSLLRTENYRHSYMHCWRHKTPIIYRATSQWFAGMDVKPNDSDKTLRETALEGIENTAFYPSWGKQRLFSMIANRPDWTLSRQRQWGVPMAFFVHKETGELHPRTLELLEEVAQRVEKAGIEAWQTLDPRELLGDDANMYEKNRDTLDVWFDSGTTHWHVLRGSHKDELQFPADLYLEGSDQHRGWFHSSLLTASMLDGRPPYNALLTHGFTVDGEGRKMSKSLGNGIDPHEVANRLGAEIIRLWIASTDYSGELAISEEILKRVTESYRRIRNTLRFLLANLSDFDFAQHARPVEDWLEIDRYAVALSANLQNDILSHYDKYEFHPVVAKLQTFCSEDLGGFYLDVLKDRLYTTAADSVARRSAQTALYHIAHGLLRLMAPFMSFTAEEAWKVFQPNSETIFTETYHAFPAVPQAGELLDKWTLLRAARSDVTKALEEARVANLIGSSLQAEVEIRASGARYDALTSLGDDLKFVLITSAASVVKVDSEADESVEVIASKYLKCERCWHYRADVGANAEHPTLCGRCFSNLFGNGETRSAA